The sequence ACTAAAGGTGTTCATGTGAACACCCCTCATTGCCCAAACACCCCCTAACATGCGATGACATGCAAAAGTTGTGCAAACACCCCTTTCTCATAAACTTAGCATCTTTGGAAATAGAAATGTAACCACAATTTATCTTGCATCCCAAGAACGTGACACATTATTATGCTTTTGGCCAAACAAACAAAAATCTTATTGAAGAAGACATCTTTAAAACCAATAAATTATATTGTGACATATACATGTACCCAAAAATTATGATTAATGCATAAAATATTGAGTAACTTTTTTCATATACGTAATGACAGTTTTATGCGTCCCTTCTTCCAAAATCATATGAGACTCATCTCATATTTAGATGACTAAAGATGTTGTTCATGTGAACACTCGTCATTGCCCAAACACTCGCTAATATGTGATGCCATGTAAAATTTCTGCAAACACCCCTTTCTCATAAACTTAGCATGTTTGGACATAGAATTTTAACACAATTTATCTTGTATCCCAAAAATGTAACACATTATTATGCTTTTGACCAAACCAAAAAAATCTTATTGAAGGAGACATCTTTAAAACCAATAAATTATATTGTGACATAGACCTGTACCCAAAAATTATGATTAATGCATAAAATATTGATTAACTTTTTTCATATATGTAATGAAAAGTTTTATGCATTCCTTCTTCCAAAATCATATGAAACTCGTCTATTTAGATGACTAAAGGTGTTGTTCATGCGAACAACACTCATTGCCCAAACACCCCCTAACATGTGGTGCTATGTAAAATTTGTGCATACACTCCTTTCTCATAAACTTAATATGTTTGGACATAAAATTTAGCCATATTTTCTCTTATGTCTCAAGAATGTggcatatttttatatttttgaccaaacaaaaaaattataaaaaaatatttaaaaaaataaataatcttATTCTGACGTATGTTTGTACCCATAAATTATGATTTAATGTAAAAAAATATTGACTAAATTTTTCTTATATTTTAAAAACTTTAATACATCCCTTTTaacaataccaaaatcatcatctcAACCTCAAAACCATTTAATTTCAATAAATTAAGAATGCTTTTAACTCTCACTATTTAAATTCTTCTTACAAAATATTTATAATCATAATCAAAATATATAGTATTcatcattaaataataaaaaactaaTATATTGATGATTTCTCATAAGCACAAACTAATATATTGATGATTTCTCATAAACACAACTAACCCACCAACGGAAGCTAGGTAGCCAAGAACTTTTGTCCTCTCCTATGGACTTGACATTTCGTTAACGTGATGTTGCTTGATTATATAGCCTTGGTAAATCAGTGAATCTTTGTACATTTAAAGGGCTCTTAAACATCCAATTAGGTCTTTCCACAAGTTGCTCTAATGTTTGGAAGACAGACAGACAATTCCTTCGAAATGTCGACGACCGATTACCTAATCCGATTTGCAAGATTAACAAGGCGTAAATAAAGGAAGAAAGGGTCCCCCATTAGATTGTGAACTGAATTCCACGAAGAAGTGATAACCCACCAAGATTGTCTTTGTTTATCTGGCGAATATGATTGCCTTGGTTTGCCAGTgataagattgctcttacaccACCAGATCATTCCGAGTattccattttttttatttttttttctgaaaaaggGAAAGTGATTTGATTTCACAAATAAGATAATTTATGGTGATATTTGAACATATTTTGTCTCCTCAGAACAGTGCACGAAAGATTGACATCAGCAGAGGAAAGAAATTCCTTTGCGTTATCGAATGCAACTCTGATTTTTTTCTCGTGTCAATAAGCACAATCAGTTGTAGAGGAAGAAGAGTCGGTGcatttaaaacattaaaatgcaTTTAAAATTTTATCTGTTCCTGTTCTTCGGACAGGGCATATTTACAGAGAATTGTGCATGGTAAATATGGCGAAGAAGAAAGGGTTCCAATTAAAAGGTCAAGTGCAGAGAATCATTTTTAACCAAAAAACAAGCTTGCATTAAGCGGAGTAGTAGTAATATTAACAAAAACATGAATTAATATAGGAATGCCAGTCACCACTGCCTGCACCGTGGAATCACTGAAATTATTTGCCAGATGATGCAGAAAAGCAGCTCAAATAATCACCTTCCCCTCTCTGTCAGACGAGACAGTACCCTCGGAATTTCCGACAGGAGTCTGCGAATACAGTTTTCCCTACGAGCTGGTAGCGATGCACGGATATTTTCCCCAGACGCACAAGGAATTTGCGTCATGACACCTTCCCAATCCCAGATCGGTCACCCGGAACTTCGCAAACTGCGCATGATCATTAACATTATTGACATGGACATTGATCATGCTAACGGCTTCCAAATATTTGAGTTTGTATAGAGGATAATTTGGCAAACCCTGTGCTTTCTGCCAGTTTTGGCAAAAGACAGCACTGTTTTGCTCCGCTATCTCGGTCCTCCAGCCGCTATAAATATTTTGACAGGATGCAGAATGTTTTGGAGAAGATTTGCCCTCCTGAATCTCGCGCTTTCCATTTGAAGATTCGTTGTCGACGGCTTTGCATTTCTCCGGCGGCCTGTTGCAGGTGACTTTGAATTCCAGGGCGGTACTTTTGTTGCATTCCATGCTGGAATCGCAATGATTGCCTGAGGAATCCTCCGGCTCCGGAAGCGGCTTCGATTGATGGACTGCTGGAATATCGGACGATACAGGATTCGAAAAGATTTGCGGTGCTTGATCCTCGCCAAATCCTCCTTCTATATCTTCTTCTGGAAGCACTCCATTCTGAGGCTTTGGTACCAAAGGCAGGGCAAGATCGTCATCTTCCGTTGTGCTGACGAGATGCATTTGAAGACGGCCGCCTTCACGATGCGAGTGCAGAAAATTCAGCAACGGTGCCTTTACAGACTGCAACACGAAACGGCCGTCTTTCTTGAAAGATCGCAAGTGTGCTGCGCTGCTGGCGCAAAGTGAATGAAGAGGCGGTGGAAATGATCTTGCAGGATGATTcttctcttcaagttcttcaacttcctcttcctcttcctcttcattttcctcttcctcGAAGGGGACTTCGATCTCCTCATCTTGAGGCAAATTTTTGTCCGCAATTTCAGACAAGCAGTCGCAGCTCTCGCATCCGAGACCTTCGGTACAAAGCTGAAGACTGTCATTACTCAACGAGCTGCGGCTTCTGGCAAGAGGAACATAAGGCTTGGGAGCCACCAAATCCCAAGGGGCAGCAAACTTTGCATCAAATTTATAATCTTTTCCGCCATCGCCTGCCAGAAGCGAAGCAAAAGCATCGCCCCGGGGCTCTGGTTTCATCAAACTCCACATATCCTGACtcacttcattttcttctttttccttcaaatAATCCTCAGTCTCCATGACTACAGGGGTTGGAACCTGGAGCCTCATTCTTATCACGACCAACAACAACAGCAGGACTGAAAATATGTACGCGGAAAAGCACAGAAAGCAAGCGGCCCAAGGCTTACCGCACGCAGCAAGCTAAGGAACCCGAATTTAAATAAAAGGGGAGGAAAATCAgtgaaaaaacaaacaaaaggcTTTGGCAGGTGCTAACAAACACggctaatctaatctaatctaataaTATTTTGAGTAAGGTCAAAGAGTTGCAAGCTCAAGATAGATTCTTCCTTCCTATCGATCTAATCTTGAATCACACGCACTGCACAACGCGATCTCAATCTCAATCtcaaattggaagaagaagttgaatTAAAATACCAGACGGCGAGTAGCTGGCTGGttttaattcttcttcttcttcaaggcaGGGGTAATTCTGAATGCTACGCCTCCCACAGATTACAAAGAATGGGCGCTCCAATTTGTAGCCTCGCAAGGCCTTTGCACGCCACACAAGAAAAAGTAAAAGCGATAAGAAAAACTGACGTCCAAATTAAAAACCGGGAGAACCCGGTTAAGTAAACAAGACGAAGCCCCAACTTTAACACGAGTTAGTTCAAAGTTTTGCAGTCCAAAGTTCAGTTCACGTCCGGACCGGTCTGGTCAGGTCACACCGGGCTTCGCATGTTATTGGCCAGTCATTGCCTGCCGCATCGTCAGACGGTCGGTGACCACATCATCATGCTCAGCAGCCCACTATATTTTGTTACCCTTACCGCCTCTCCCGGTCAAAAGTACAACGTGGACGCTTTGCCACGCAAAATTCGGGGTCTTGTGTGGCGCCTCAACCGGCACCGTGTCATCTCAGTCCGTGGATCCTTTTCATTCACGTTGGACACGTCATCATTCCGTCCGGCGGACTGTGTCGGCGCGAGCCTCAGATGTCAGAAAAATCAGGAGCCGGTCACATGATGAAACTCTCGAGCCCGCTGACTTGGGCACACCACCCATGTTAATGGCGGGGCCCTCCAAAATCAAGCCCCCCTTATTTTCCGTCGAAAAACAAGGCGATCTTCCCTCCTCTTAAACGGCTGGTCGGATGAACGAGCACCCCCGAAATTCCAGGTTGGAGAGAGAACACATTTAAGTCTGCCTTAGCGGCCGCCTTACCACATTCTCCTCGTTACGACGTCCAAGGATGAATGAGACTTAAAAGCAAAGCTCCGGCGCCAATCTCTATCTTAAATTTGACGGTCGATCCTTCCTGTCATGTGCTTTTTCAGGTATGattaatttttgaataaatataaaaaagaattaaattgagattagTATATCCATTCCCCTAGATTCACTTTCAATACCTAATGCACTATTTATAGAGTTTATCTCTATCTATGCACTTAAATATACACCGTTGAGAGTGAACCTTCCACCCTCCTAAAGTCTGACCCCTTACACCAGTTTTTTTGACCTAGATTGAAAAGTCTCGACAAACGTTTATATCATGGATGTGTGCATATTCTTTtctaatattctattttatttttctaagactctcttcaaaatcaatgcatAATAAATGGTGTTGGGACTGTTCCCTTTTAAATCGGGGGAATGAGAAGAATCCAGCGTATGAGCGCGGAGGCTGAGTGGACCCACGCTTAATGGGGTACTAAATAAAGTGAGAAGGTTATATATGTTGGGGGTTGTTAATGTGATAAATGCAGTGCGTGGGGTTGACGCTTGTGTTCTCCGTAAGACACAAGGAAAGTGGCACCgggaggagggggaggaggaggaggatgatttTTGCCCTAATTCGgaataattaaaaaatatgcaGATTGAAAAGGGTTGTAAATTCTAGATAGACGAGAGAGAGATGAGTGACAAATCAGGCTTGGAAAGGAAGGAatctcatcttttccaaaattgactAGACTAGGGCATTGCGTGACATGACGTGGATTGATCTTTCCAGTTAATAAATTCTTTGATGCCTTGCTTAACAGCTTCACCGTTAACTTGATGTGGATCTGTAAAGTATTGGACCGTATCAAGTGTATATCCATCCAATACGGAGGGGCCTCTCTAACGTATGCCTATGTCTCGCATGGTCTACGAGTACATCCATCTCATTTTTCAATTCTTTCACTAACGTGATCTGCTTTATTCCTATGTACGATACTTGAATCTTGGGCTTCTCGAGGATGATCCAATTTTTAATCACTACCTGATAATAGTTTAAACATAGGTGTTAAGTAGGGGTGCAACATTGGAGAGTAACTCACACTCTTGCTAACGGCTCTCCTGCCCAAAGAAGTTTGAATGCTCATGCCACTTCTATCAAGGATGCTCTTTTGTCTCCTGGTGTTGAGCTTGCTTCTGCGCTTGGAGGTTTGGGTTCCCCTCTCCCTCTCACGGGTGTCGTTGTGGTTGGTGTCACAGTGGGTATTGATGGTGACCTTGTTGTGGGTGCTAAGGTCTCTTCCAGACCTTCTTTTTTTGTTGGTAGGAGCAGCTTTGCTCATGTGGCCAGATTTGTTGCTCAACCCCCCAAGGGGGTTCATCTTCTTCCTTGTGCCAAAACCTCTcttgtggtggtttgtggacagGATGTTGTGGACAATGTCGATTTCTACCAACGTTGTGCGTAGGTTTGCACATTTgctgggttttggccttctctctCGGATCTCCATCTTTgtgtgagtgattcttggaagcctttagttgctcATAGCATTGAGCTTTTTCcatgtgctaaaggctttttcattgcatCCTTTGCTTCCTCTTATGATCGTGACTTGGTgttgggcaagttgtgggcttgAGGAGTTCACTCTCTCTCTGTTAAGCcctggacaacttcttttaaccctctaaCTAAACCACTTAATGCGCGTCCGGTATGGGTTCACCTTCCTAATCTTCCCCTTCActtttgggagcattcttgttatgaggccattggtaactatATTGGTTggttcttgaaggttgatgatgcctcATCTTCCAtcggtcattctacctttgctcgcttGTTAATCAATATTGACATCTCTTCGcatctccctagggatgtggttcttatggttggggataggccatggactcaatcgttggattatgagggcctcccctttcgttgtCGAAGATGCTTCTCAACGACTCACTTAGCTTCAGATTGTTCTCTCTCACACCACAGAGgtgctactacttggtggaaggatgctactgttGATCACTTGGTTGTCAATGCTTCTGATTTTGATTTTGTTGACTCCTTTCAGGAGGATGATGTCTCCTCCCAAGATGAGGTTGTGCCCCTTACTATTGCTGAAGCCTATGTTGACCCTCTCCTTACTATTGTTGTGGTCTCTTCCATCCCCGAGGTTCCCACGCCTGTTGCTCTTGCTCTGCAACTCCAATCTACTCCCGGTGAATCTACTCCTGATGATGTTTAGTAGcaatagtttgttgttgttctgtaGCAACAACTTCTTGTTGTTGTTGACAGAAACTTTGCGGGGTCCTCCCTGCTTGATCCTTCTTTGGATGTTCCTAATGACAGTATTGGTTGGAGTGTTGTTTGTCACGAGCAGAAGGGAAAGTCTTCTCCCCTTGCCAAAACTCCTCATTGTCAAGTTTTGGGTGAATCTTACCATTCTTGAGttgggttttaggttgttgcaggTTTGACAGGGTTTTTACAGTGGTCTCTTGCCTTGCTATCAAAGGCATGTTTGACCTTGTTTTGTTTTGGGTTTGCACCCATGTTTTATTTTCTCTCCTTTTGTTGCCTTCAGGTTGTTGTGTAATGGGTTAGTGCCCTTGTTTTGTTTCTTATCTTAATTAAAAACATATATGTTAAGTATCAAGTTGGGATTGGTTTAATTGTAGTGGTGTTGTTTTTGTCATTATGATAAGTTCAAATTTTAATGTGGTGTTATAGTTGAGTGTTTACATTGGGGATGAGGACTCCCATTCATGTTCCTATCATTGAAGTTCAAATCCCTTTGGAGTGTTATTGTTTAGTGTTTACATTGAGGACGATGCCCCCAATTTGTGTTTGTTGACAAGAAATAGGGTTGTGAGGCACCACATGTTTGGGTCATTTCTAGACCCATATATCCATGATATACCCCTTAAATAGCCTCTTAATGCCTCTTCGTGTTATCTTTTCACTATTTCCTTTCATAATAATTCTTAATTATCTTACTCCCATGAATTGGTCTTTTATTCTATAATATTTTACTCTTTTATAGCTTATTTAGATATATTAGAGGCGTTTTAAGGCTATTTAAGGAGTATAAAATGGATATATAGGTCTAGAAATGACTCAAATGACATATGTGGTGCCTCACAACCCTATTTCCTACCAACATTGTTCTTGCCACTTAAGTTCAAATCTCTTAGAGCGTTATTGTTTACATTGGAGATGAAGTCTCCTAGTTGTGTTCTTGCCACCAAAGTTCAGACCTCTTCAGAGTGTTATTGATGAGTATTAATGTTGAGCATGAGGTCCCATCACCAATTCATAGCTCCAAGTTAAAAGCATTAACCATCTTAAAAAAAACCATCACCAATTCATAGCTCCAAGTTAAAAGCATTAACCATCTTAAAAAAAAACACATAGGTGTTAAGTAATTAGTATGGGTATTTTAAATGTATATGTTTTAAAGATGATAAATGATATTAGTTTTAAAGTGTTTGTATTAAAATTCTATTTACGGTCAATGGGTCTTTggtttgttggtgaagttgaatgattTAGATTGAGTTCGTTGGGtatcaagtcttgttgagtacaAGGCCCTAACATCATAAGGGATTTTGTTGGAATCATGGGTCGAATGATTTTGACATAATGGATGTCCTTCAATCCCCGACTCTCAGTGGAAAAGGTTTTAGCCTATCTAGATTGGTATAAAAATCTatcaacatacatacatacatacataagtatctcattttttttaaagacacaactaaaatatttttttaattgaaaatatatatTATTCTATAtcactttattatttaaatatattatttatgatattttatgAATATTACTTTTTAAAAATATCTTCTTGTTGTGAAAAGTGTCTTTAGTCATATAATTACTTTAGGACTCTTATTTCACATCTAGTTTATTAAGCTTATTTAGAGACTATTTTTGTCTCAAATCATGTGTATATGACACATGTTTCCTCACATGTCATTTATAGTGGGGTGGTTGTTTACTTCAACTATCTTCCTTCACCCTTGtcttttttctttatttctctcaTAGAAGGTCTCTATtaaaattgttattattatttatgatAGATATGCATCTCAATTTTTGAAAGTTATATTTAGATATCTATTCTACTTTAGAATATGCATATTATTgtatatcatttaattatttatatattttattttgtaatgtttaagtcaatatttttttttatatatgtttgtTTTGTTTCTCTTataaaaatttatttgattattaatttTGAATTGTCTATATTGAAAGTGGTATATATGATAGATAAGTATCTCAATTTTATGCAAGATAT is a genomic window of Cryptomeria japonica chromosome 7, Sugi_1.0, whole genome shotgun sequence containing:
- the LOC131073112 gene encoding uncharacterized protein LOC131073112; amino-acid sequence: MRLQVPTPVVMETEDYLKEKEENEVSQDMWSLMKPEPRGDAFASLLAGDGGKDYKFDAKFAAPWDLVAPKPYVPLARSRSSLSNDSLQLCTEGLGCESCDCLSEIADKNLPQDEEIEVPFEEEENEEEEEEEVEELEEKNHPARSFPPPLHSLCASSAAHLRSFKKDGRFVLQSVKAPLLNFLHSHREGGRLQMHLVSTTEDDDLALPLVPKPQNGVLPEEDIEGGFGEDQAPQIFSNPVSSDIPAVHQSKPLPEPEDSSGNHCDSSMECNKSTALEFKVTCNRPPEKCKAVDNESSNGKREIQEGKSSPKHSASCQNIYSGWRTEIAEQNSAVFCQNWQKAQGLPNYPLYKLKYLEAVSMINVHVNNVNDHAQFAKFRVTDLGLGRCHDANSLCVWGKYPCIATSS